One Micromonospora sp. FIMYZ51 genomic window carries:
- a CDS encoding SPFH domain-containing protein — MEFVFPVLLIAVALLAVVTLAKAVRIVPQQRQDVVERLGRYKRTLNPGLNVLVPFVDAVRTKVDMREQVVSFPPQPVITSDNLVVSIDTVLYFKVVDSVRATYEISNFLQAIEQLTVTTLRNVIGSLDLERALTSREEINRHLSGVLDETTGRWGIKVTRVEIKAIEPPPSIRDSMEKQMRAERDRRAAILNAEGHKQSQILSAEGEKQAAVLRADGDRQARILQAEGQAKAIRTVFDAIHTANPSQKVLAYQYLQALPQIANGTANKVWIVPAELTKALEGMGGALGGLSQMVGDAPSPQASDDASAVEREAAEAAQAAAAAAEEIHNEVRVAEAQATGGKKPQGLPAPEPISAESLVNDPADQRERG; from the coding sequence ATGGAATTCGTGTTCCCCGTCCTGTTGATAGCCGTGGCCCTGCTGGCAGTGGTCACCCTGGCCAAGGCCGTGCGGATCGTGCCGCAGCAGCGTCAGGACGTGGTCGAGCGGCTCGGCCGGTACAAGCGCACCCTGAATCCGGGCCTCAACGTCCTGGTGCCCTTCGTCGACGCGGTACGCACCAAGGTCGACATGCGCGAGCAGGTGGTCAGCTTCCCGCCGCAGCCGGTGATCACCTCGGACAACCTGGTCGTGTCGATCGACACCGTCCTCTACTTCAAGGTGGTGGACTCGGTCCGGGCCACCTACGAGATCTCCAACTTCCTCCAGGCCATCGAGCAGCTCACCGTCACCACGCTACGGAACGTGATCGGTTCGCTCGACCTGGAGCGTGCGCTGACCAGCCGTGAGGAGATCAACCGGCACCTCTCCGGTGTGCTTGACGAGACCACCGGCCGGTGGGGCATCAAGGTGACCCGGGTCGAGATCAAGGCGATCGAGCCGCCGCCGAGCATCCGCGACTCCATGGAGAAGCAGATGCGCGCCGAGCGGGACCGCCGGGCCGCGATCCTGAACGCCGAGGGGCACAAGCAGTCGCAGATTCTCTCCGCCGAGGGTGAGAAGCAGGCGGCGGTGCTGCGCGCCGACGGTGACCGGCAGGCCCGGATCCTCCAGGCCGAGGGCCAGGCGAAGGCGATCCGGACCGTGTTCGACGCGATCCACACCGCCAACCCGAGCCAGAAGGTGCTCGCCTACCAGTACCTCCAGGCGCTGCCGCAGATCGCCAACGGCACGGCCAACAAGGTGTGGATCGTGCCGGCCGAGCTGACCAAGGCCCTGGAGGGGATGGGCGGTGCGCTCGGTGGGCTGAGCCAGATGGTCGGCGACGCGCCGAGCCCGCAGGCCTCCGACGACGCCAGCGCGGTCGAGCGGGAGGCCGCGGAGGCGGCGCAGGCCGCCGCCGCAGCGGCGGAGGAGATCCACAACGAGGTACGCGTGGCGGAGGCGCAGGCCACCGGTGGCAAGAAGCCGCAGGGGCTGCCCGCTCCGGAGCCGATCTCCGCGGAGAGCCTGGTCAACGACCCGGCCGACCAGCGCGAGCGAGGCTGA
- a CDS encoding NfeD family protein, protein MEAVLWIVLGVVLAVAEIFTATLFLIMFSVGAFAAAGAAALGASVPVQAVVFAAVSALTVLAARPVIQRHKQTSSEDRGTVFGVEAIEGSTALVLEQVDADQGVVKIDGETWSARAYDATQVLAPGERVQVIQVKGAVALVWRDVATPGELPEAER, encoded by the coding sequence ATGGAAGCCGTGTTGTGGATCGTGCTGGGCGTGGTGTTGGCGGTCGCCGAGATCTTCACGGCGACGCTGTTCCTGATCATGTTCTCGGTCGGCGCTTTCGCCGCTGCCGGTGCCGCCGCTCTCGGTGCCTCGGTGCCGGTGCAGGCGGTGGTTTTCGCTGCCGTGTCGGCGCTGACCGTGCTCGCCGCGCGGCCGGTCATCCAGCGGCACAAGCAGACCTCCTCGGAGGATCGGGGCACCGTCTTCGGTGTCGAGGCGATCGAGGGGTCGACCGCCCTGGTGCTGGAACAGGTCGACGCGGACCAGGGCGTGGTGAAGATTGATGGCGAGACGTGGAGCGCCCGCGCCTACGACGCCACCCAGGTTTTGGCACCCGGCGAACGGGTGCAGGTTATCCAGGTCAAGGGAGCGGTAGCCCTGGTCTGGCGGGACGTTGCGACGCCCGGTGAGCTACCCGAAGCGGAAAGGTGA
- a CDS encoding serine hydrolase domain-containing protein, with product MPLRPETTRRIDALVADAQSAGRVPSLVVGVVRDGTLAHLTGAGTRPQPDADLQYRLGSITKTMTAVLIMQERDAGRLALDDPLRRHLPEAAAAGPVTLRQLLGHAGGLQREPDGPWWERSPGVDLTTLLQGFSAAKVAYPPHHAFHYSNLAYGLLGGALERITKTPWPQLLRERILDPLGLDRTTYAATEPYAPGYVVHPWHDTLREEPRTDTGAMAPAGQLWSTVADLGRWAAFLADPDPAVLAPGTLTEMCAPVILTDPDTWRGGYGLGIELIREGDRVYAGHGGSMPGYGAMLIVHRPSRTGVVGFANSYTFRSGGLRPLTRQLLGYVLDAEPVPPRPWRPADAPPPADVAALTGRWWWMGSSLDLSWDAATDELIGVTSGGKVSRYAAHGPNRWRGVGGEEHGEVLAVLHDAAGTPVALDIATFVFTRTPDDLP from the coding sequence GTGCCCCTGCGTCCGGAAACTACCCGCCGGATCGACGCGCTGGTGGCCGACGCGCAGTCCGCCGGCCGCGTTCCGTCGCTTGTCGTCGGGGTGGTGCGCGACGGCACGCTGGCCCACCTGACCGGCGCCGGCACCCGCCCGCAACCCGATGCCGACCTGCAATACCGGCTCGGCTCGATCACCAAGACGATGACCGCGGTGCTGATCATGCAGGAACGGGACGCCGGCCGGCTGGCCCTGGACGATCCGTTACGGCGGCACCTGCCCGAGGCCGCCGCAGCCGGCCCGGTCACCCTGCGCCAGCTCCTCGGGCATGCCGGTGGCCTGCAACGCGAGCCCGACGGGCCGTGGTGGGAACGCAGCCCGGGCGTCGACCTGACCACCCTGTTGCAGGGCTTCTCCGCCGCGAAGGTCGCGTACCCGCCGCACCACGCGTTCCACTACTCCAACCTGGCGTACGGTCTGCTCGGCGGGGCGCTGGAGCGGATCACGAAGACGCCGTGGCCACAGCTGCTGCGCGAGCGGATCCTCGACCCGCTCGGCCTGGACCGCACCACGTACGCGGCCACCGAGCCGTACGCCCCCGGCTACGTGGTGCACCCCTGGCACGACACGCTGCGGGAGGAGCCGCGTACCGACACCGGGGCGATGGCGCCGGCCGGGCAGCTCTGGTCCACCGTGGCGGACCTGGGCCGCTGGGCGGCCTTCCTGGCCGACCCCGACCCGGCGGTGCTCGCCCCGGGGACCCTGACCGAGATGTGCGCCCCGGTGATCCTCACCGACCCGGACACCTGGCGGGGCGGGTACGGCCTCGGCATCGAGTTGATCCGCGAGGGTGACCGGGTGTACGCCGGACACGGCGGCTCGATGCCCGGCTACGGCGCGATGCTGATCGTGCACCGGCCCAGTCGTACCGGCGTGGTCGGCTTCGCCAACTCGTACACCTTCCGCTCCGGCGGGCTCCGCCCGCTCACCCGGCAGCTGCTCGGTTACGTCCTGGACGCCGAACCCGTGCCGCCCCGGCCGTGGCGCCCGGCCGACGCACCACCACCTGCCGACGTCGCGGCGCTCACCGGCCGGTGGTGGTGGATGGGCAGCTCGCTCGACCTCAGCTGGGACGCGGCCACCGACGAGCTGATCGGGGTCACCTCGGGCGGCAAGGTCAGCCGCTACGCGGCGCACGGCCCCAACCGCTGGCGGGGCGTCGGCGGCGAGGAACACGGCGAGGTGCTTGCGGTGCTCCACGATGCCGCCGGCACCCCGGTCGCCCTGGACATCGCCACCTTCGTGTTCACCCGCACCCCCGACGACCTCCCCTGA
- a CDS encoding AI-2E family transporter: protein MSRFQRSRQRLRQAYETGRAAVRTARERQRARSVSRAAEAADSGFAEPVHRPGPPIDGSASTASRDDSDVPRALRIAAAWSWRLIVIGVVGWALLRLLGTIRIVIVPLLVALLLAALLAPAVGWLLRVGVPRTLATAVVLISGLAAVVGTLTMVVNQFIVGLPDLSTRAAAGIGQIQDWLRDGPVGLSDGQLNRYVEAGQNWINENSQSLTSGAINTAGTVFEVFTGTLLVLFATFFFLRDGDRIWRFLVGMFPAAARWRADDAGRASWLTLVAYVRATVLVAFIDAVGIGVALVLLDVPFAFPLAALVFLGAFIPIVGATLSGAVAVLVALVDSGWVTALAVLGAVIVVQQVEGNVLQPWIMGRAVALHPLPVVLAVTAGVVLDGIFGALIAVPVIAVLNTAVRRLARERPGPPPPVPEAVVVRATPP from the coding sequence TTGAGTCGGTTCCAGCGGTCGCGGCAGCGGCTGCGTCAGGCGTACGAGACGGGCCGCGCGGCGGTTCGCACGGCCCGTGAGCGTCAGCGCGCACGGTCGGTGAGCCGCGCCGCCGAAGCGGCGGATTCCGGGTTTGCCGAACCGGTGCACCGGCCCGGTCCGCCGATCGACGGTAGCGCCTCGACGGCGAGCCGCGACGACTCCGACGTGCCCAGGGCGCTGCGGATCGCCGCCGCCTGGTCCTGGCGACTCATCGTCATCGGGGTGGTCGGCTGGGCGCTGCTGCGCCTGCTGGGCACCATCCGCATCGTCATCGTGCCGTTGCTGGTGGCCCTGCTGCTCGCCGCCCTGCTGGCACCGGCCGTGGGGTGGCTGCTGCGGGTCGGCGTCCCGCGCACGCTGGCCACCGCCGTGGTGCTGATCAGCGGGCTGGCCGCGGTGGTCGGCACGTTGACCATGGTGGTCAACCAGTTCATCGTCGGCCTGCCCGACCTGAGTACCCGGGCCGCGGCCGGCATCGGGCAGATCCAGGACTGGCTCCGCGACGGGCCGGTCGGCCTCTCCGACGGGCAGCTCAACCGGTACGTCGAGGCCGGGCAGAACTGGATCAACGAGAACAGCCAGTCGTTGACCAGCGGCGCGATCAACACCGCCGGCACGGTGTTCGAGGTGTTCACCGGCACCCTGCTGGTGCTGTTCGCCACGTTCTTCTTCCTGCGCGACGGGGACCGGATCTGGCGGTTCCTGGTCGGGATGTTCCCGGCCGCGGCGCGCTGGCGGGCCGACGACGCCGGCCGTGCCTCGTGGCTGACCCTGGTGGCCTACGTCCGGGCCACCGTGCTGGTGGCGTTCATCGACGCGGTGGGCATCGGGGTCGCGCTGGTACTGCTCGACGTGCCGTTCGCCTTCCCGCTGGCCGCGCTGGTGTTCCTCGGCGCGTTCATCCCGATCGTCGGTGCGACGCTCTCCGGAGCGGTGGCGGTCCTGGTCGCCCTGGTCGACAGCGGCTGGGTCACCGCGTTGGCCGTCCTCGGTGCGGTGATCGTGGTCCAGCAGGTGGAGGGCAACGTCCTCCAGCCGTGGATCATGGGCCGGGCGGTGGCGCTGCACCCGTTGCCCGTGGTGCTGGCGGTGACCGCCGGCGTGGTACTCGACGGCATCTTCGGCGCGCTCATCGCGGTACCGGTGATCGCCGTGCTCAACACCGCGGTCCGCCGCCTGGCCCGGGAGCGACCCGGACCACCGCCACCGGTCCCCGAAGCGGTAGTCGTCCGCGCCACCCCTCCGTGA
- a CDS encoding DUF3097 domain-containing protein, whose protein sequence is MGRRYGEDVLAGDWRRRKVTPEVDAEPDLVVEDVDSGFCGAVVGFESGAVVLEDRHGKRRNFPLLPAAFLLDGQPVTLRRPARAPVPAARRRTASGSIAVDGVSARVARASRIWVEGVHDAALVERIWGDDLRIEGVVVEPLAGIDELDAAIREFGPAPHRRLGVLVDHLVPGSKESRIVARVTSPHVLVTGHPYVDVWQAVKPAALGIRAWPVVPPGRPWKEGVCAALGVAEPAAMWRHILSRVNTYAEVETPLINAMERLIDFVTEPG, encoded by the coding sequence ATGGGGCGGCGGTATGGCGAGGACGTGTTGGCGGGGGACTGGCGGCGACGGAAGGTGACCCCGGAGGTGGACGCCGAACCGGATCTGGTGGTCGAGGACGTCGACTCGGGCTTCTGTGGTGCGGTGGTCGGGTTCGAGTCCGGCGCGGTGGTGCTGGAGGACCGGCACGGCAAGCGGCGCAACTTCCCGCTGCTCCCGGCCGCGTTCCTGCTCGACGGCCAGCCGGTCACCCTGCGCCGGCCGGCCCGCGCACCGGTGCCGGCGGCGCGTCGGCGTACCGCGTCCGGGTCGATCGCGGTGGACGGGGTGTCCGCCCGGGTCGCCCGAGCCAGCCGGATCTGGGTGGAGGGCGTGCACGACGCCGCCCTGGTCGAGCGGATCTGGGGCGACGACCTGCGCATCGAGGGCGTGGTGGTGGAACCGCTGGCGGGCATCGACGAACTCGACGCCGCAATACGCGAGTTCGGCCCCGCCCCGCATCGGCGGCTCGGCGTACTCGTCGACCATCTCGTGCCCGGCTCGAAGGAGAGCCGGATCGTGGCCCGGGTGACCTCGCCGCACGTGCTCGTCACCGGGCACCCGTACGTCGATGTGTGGCAGGCGGTGAAACCGGCGGCGCTGGGCATCCGGGCGTGGCCGGTGGTGCCGCCGGGACGGCCCTGGAAGGAGGGCGTCTGCGCGGCGCTCGGGGTGGCCGAGCCGGCCGCCATGTGGCGGCACATCCTGTCCCGGGTGAACACCTACGCCGAGGTGGAGACGCCGTTGATCAACGCGATGGAGCGGTTGATCGACTTCGTCACCGAGCCGGGCTGA